Proteins encoded together in one Hevea brasiliensis isolate MT/VB/25A 57/8 chromosome 16, ASM3005281v1, whole genome shotgun sequence window:
- the LOC110664141 gene encoding 40S ribosomal protein S10-1: MIIPEKNRREISKYLFQEGVCFAKKDFNLAKHPNIDVPNLQVIKLMQSFKSKEYVRETFAWMHYYWYLTNDGIEFLRTYLNLPSEIVPATLKKQNKPGGRPMGGPPGDRPRGPSRFDGERRFGGDRDGYRGGPRGPGGDFGDKGGAPADYRPTYGGSSGRPGFGRGAGGFGAGPASSNLP; the protein is encoded by the exons ATG ATCATTCCAGAGAAAAACCGCCGCGAGATCTCGAAGTACCTCTTCCAAG AGGGAGTTTGCTTTGCAAAGAAAGACTTCAATCTTGCAAAACACCCAAACATAGATGTGCCAAATCTACAGGTTATTAAGCTGATGCAGAGCTTCAAGTCAAAGGAGTATGTTCGTGAAACCTTTGCATGGATGCACTACTACTGGTACCTCACCAATGATGGTATTGAGTTCCTGCGAACTTACCTCAATTTACCATCTGAAATTGTGCCTGCTACGTTGAAGAAGCAAAACAAGCCTGGTGGCAGGCCCATGGGAGGCCCACCCGGTGATCGTCCACG TGGTCCATCTCGCTTTGATGGAGAGAGGAGATTTGGTGGTGATCGGGATGGATACCGTGGAGGACCCCGTGGACCTGGTGGTGATTTTGGTGACAAGGGTGGAGCTCCTGCTGATTATCGACCTACCTATGGG GGCAGCAGTGGAAGACCTGGCTTTGGCCGTGGTGCAGGTGGTTTTGGTGCAGGGCCTGCTAGCTCAAATCTCCCTTGA